In one Bordetella pertussis 18323 genomic region, the following are encoded:
- a CDS encoding AzlC family ABC transporter permease yields the protein MASDPATSALEDARQARQERADAFRAGVRAITPALIATGTWGMVTGVAMVKSGLTESMALAMTLLMYAGSAQLTSLPLIATGAPLWLIFAAGFVVNLRFLIFGAALHPYFRHMSWPRRLGLGYFTTDMGFVLFMPRFGDAAERGTREQLWFFLGTVAPGWMVWQVTSIVGIYLGSLVPEAWSLDFAAVLALLAITVPLANSKPMLVSMLAAGMVAWVGQLLPLRLGLAAAVVAGIVAGIWAERFFKGRT from the coding sequence TTGGCTTCTGATCCTGCCACTTCCGCGCTCGAAGACGCCCGCCAGGCCCGGCAGGAACGCGCGGACGCCTTTCGCGCCGGCGTGCGCGCCATTACCCCCGCCCTGATCGCCACCGGCACCTGGGGCATGGTCACGGGCGTGGCCATGGTCAAGTCCGGGCTGACCGAGTCCATGGCGCTGGCCATGACGCTGCTGATGTACGCCGGATCGGCGCAATTGACCTCGCTGCCGCTGATCGCCACCGGCGCGCCGCTGTGGCTGATTTTCGCCGCCGGCTTCGTGGTCAACCTGCGCTTTCTCATCTTCGGCGCGGCCCTGCATCCCTATTTCCGCCATATGTCCTGGCCGCGGCGCCTGGGGCTGGGCTATTTCACCACCGACATGGGCTTCGTGCTGTTCATGCCGCGCTTTGGCGACGCCGCCGAACGCGGCACCCGCGAGCAACTGTGGTTCTTCCTGGGCACGGTGGCGCCCGGCTGGATGGTCTGGCAGGTGACCTCGATCGTCGGCATCTACCTGGGGTCGCTGGTGCCGGAAGCCTGGTCGCTGGACTTCGCCGCGGTGCTGGCCTTGCTGGCCATCACGGTGCCGCTGGCCAATTCCAAGCCCATGCTGGTGTCGATGCTGGCGGCGGGCATGGTGGCCTGGGTGGGCCAGCTGCTGCCATTGCGGTTGGGCCTGGCGGCCGCCGTGGTGGCGGGCATCGTGGCCGGCATCTGGGCCGAACGCTTCTTCAAGGGGCGCACCTGA
- a CDS encoding AzlD domain-containing protein, translating to MSDRDLYVYGAILLLTLCSVLTRAGFMLFGDYIPLPDGVRRALRYAPAAALTAIVVPDLLPWKAGLGPAFDYKLVAGVLAIMAFLRTRSAVLVIVVGMVALWGLRWLAG from the coding sequence ATGTCGGACAGAGATCTCTACGTCTACGGCGCCATCCTGTTGCTGACGCTATGCAGCGTGCTGACGCGGGCCGGCTTCATGCTGTTCGGCGACTACATTCCCCTGCCCGATGGCGTCCGGCGGGCCTTGCGCTACGCGCCGGCGGCGGCCTTGACGGCGATCGTCGTGCCGGACCTGCTGCCCTGGAAAGCCGGCCTCGGGCCGGCGTTCGACTACAAGCTGGTGGCTGGCGTTCTTGCCATCATGGCGTTCCTGCGTACGCGCAGCGCGGTGCTGGTGATCGTGGTCGGGATGGTGGCCCTGTGGGGCCTGCGCTGGCTGGCCGGCTGA